The sequence ATACTAGCAGCAACGGGTAATGTCATTAGTGCAGATACAAGTAACACGCCCACAATTCGAATGGAAGCAGCGATAACAAGTGCTGTTAACACGATAAACAAAAGATGAATCGCTTTAGAATGCAGTCCAGATATCGTTGCATATTCCTCATCAAAGGAAAGCGCAAATAATTCTTTATAAAATAATAGAATGATCACAACGATAAAGAAAGAAATTACTGCAATCGAGTAAAAATCATTTCTACTCACTGCGGATACAGACCCGAATAAATAATTAAATAAATCAGTATTAAATCCATTTGCGATGGAAATAAAAATAACGCTAAGTCCAACTCCTCCAGAAAGGATAATGGGAATTGCTATCTCTTGATAGGCTTTATAAACGCCTCTTAGCTTTTCAATTAATATGGAGCCAATCACAGAAAAGGCCATACCGCTATATAAAGGGCTAAGCATAATGGCAAATTTCTTCTCCATTAATAGTCCAAAAGCTATCCCGGCTAATGTAACATGTGATAGTGCATCAGCTAATAATGATAGCCGTCTAACAACAATAAATGTTCCTAACAACGGAGCAATAATCCCAATTAAAATCCCTGTAAAAAATGTATTACGTAAAAAATCATATTCTAAAAAGTCTGCTAGCATACCGTTTCCTCCAAATTAATGATCGTGTTTAACAATATTTACTTGATGTCCGTATAGTTGAGACAGGTCTTTTTCAGGTAACGATTTATATTCAGCCCGCTTACCATGAAAATGTAATGTTTTATTAAGGCATGCGATATGTGTAGCCTGTTCAGTTATTGTTCCGGTATCATGCGTAACCATTAACATCGTAATTCCCTGCTTTTGGTTTAATCGATCAAGCAGATCATAAAATCGTTGAACGTTTTTACGATCCACTCCTACAGTCGGTTCATCTAAGATTAATAATTCAGGCTCACTAACGAGAGATCTGGCTATAAAAATACGCTGTTGCTGTCCCCCTGATAAATTACCAATATTTTCATGTGTATAAGCTTCCATATCTACTTGTTTAAGCGCTTGATATATTTTTTCTTTATGCTTACGTGTGAAAAATTTTAAATAGCCAATTTTTGCAGTTAATCCCATAGAGACAACTTCGAATACGGTAGCAGGGAACCCCTTATTAAATGTATTCGCTTTTTGTGAAACATAGCCGATTTTATTCCAAGCAGAAAATTTGTTCACTGATTCACCAAAAAGCTCAATAGATCCCGTATCAGGCTTTTCTAAACCAAGAATTAGTTTAATGAGAGTTGTTTTACCTCCGCCGTTTGGACCGATTAGCCCCACAAATGAACCCTTAGGGATGGTAAAGTAAATATTCTCCAATACTTTTTTGTTTTCATAGGTGAAGCTAACATTTTTGATTGATACGATCTTTTCCCTCATCGTAGAACTCCTTTAATTTAATTTTTACACAGTCATTTTGTTACTTTATCAAGAATAAGCAAATTTTGTTTCATTAATGAAAGATAATCTTCATTATTACGAATGTCTTTTTCTGTTCGTGTGGATAAGTTATGAATCGTTACTGCTGTTGCGTCCATATGTTTTTGAATGATCTCGGCAATGCGATTAGAACTGTTTTGTTCAAAAATCAAATAATCGAGCTTGTATTGTTTTGCTTGTTCAATAATATGGACTAAATCTTTTTGGGAAGGCTCATTGCTGGAAGATATGCCGCTAATAGCGATTTGCTCTAATCCATAACGTTCTTCCCAATACCCATATGCAGCGTGAGAAACAAGAATATGCTTGTTTTCTTTAGCATGTAACACTTGTTGAAAATCACGATCTAACTTTATTAATTGTTTTTTGAGTTGTTTAAAGTTTTGGTTATACAATGCTTGTTGCTCCGGATTTAATTTGACTAATTGATTTTTAATAATTTCCGACATCTCCATCATTCGTAACGGATCCAACCAAATATGTGGGTCATGACCTCCGTGATCATGACCATCATGAGAATGATCGTGTTCATCATCGTGAGAATGATTAATCTTTTCATGAGGCAGGCTATGCTCATCATCGTGAGAAAGACTACTCTTGTCATGAGACGGTCTATTCTTATGCGTATTAGCAGCAGCAAATAATGATTCGTGTTTTCCAATTTCAACAAGGGTTACATCTTCTCTGGCTAAGGCATCTGCAATACTTTCAGCAAAGCCTTCTAAGCCTGCTCCCATATAAATAAATGCATCGCTTTTCGCGATATCGGTAACGTCTTTTGAAGCAGGTTCATACGTATGTGCATCCACACCTGGGGGATAGATAGAATTTACTTTTACAGTTTCCCCGCCAATTTGTTCAACTGCAAATTGTAAGGGATAGATGGAAGTATATATAGTTAAATCAGAATTATTCTTTGGCTGTGAAGTACTTTTCGTGCAACCCATTAAAATAAAATTTAGTATGCCAAACAAAATTATCAATATGAACAACTTTTTCACAACGTGTCCTCCCACAGACTAAAATCTGTTATTATAATATCGTAATCATTCTGAAATGTAAATAGTAATGATTCCGATTTGTTTTTTGTGAAGAGACTAATGTTAAAATTCTAATCCCATGTATACCAACTGATTCATCTATGTTTAGAGCTAGTAAATGAATATGAATCATGTAAAGGGATAAAAAGGCAAAAAGGAAGTGGAAGAAATCTATTTTAGATAGTAATTCACATGTGATAAAGGAATGAAAAGTACACATGAATAGTGTACAAACTGCGAACTTCTAACGGAAGTGAAATTTCATTCAAGGAGTGCTTTTCTCCTTGAAAAACCGCGGTATATTACTTCGTAGCTTTCCTTGTCCTTGAAAAAGGAAAGCACTTTTTCTGCGTGCGATGCTTATTCAGGAAGTCTTACTTGTTCTGTCGCCACGAACGAATGGGAATGTAGGAGCCGTTTTTTCATAAAGTTCGTAAAATATTTTTCAAATGGCAAAATACGGATGCTGACATGTGGGATAAGAAAACATGCCTCAAAAAACAGGGGGATGTCGACGCTTTTAGTAGGCTTAGAGCCGATGGTGACTTATTATCGGAAGAAAATCGTAATTTACTAAGTTTGAGCGCTTGAACTATAGAAGTAAATATCATTTCATTCCTCACTAATAGAAAAAGCTTGCTGAAGTTCTCTCTTAGGATGAGAAGATAGGGTAAGAAAACTAGCCACTTGTTATGTTTTCCGTATAGAAGCTTAAAAATTTTTGCTAATCCCTTTATTAAAAACTTATGATTTATTGTTGCGAAATGTCAGTAAATACATTATAGTAATAATTAAGTGATAGGAGACTATCTTTTTATTTTTGAAACAAAATGAATGAGTATTCATTCAAATTGCGGATGGGAGGATAAATGATGAAGCAATCAATCAGGCGTGCTGCTGTTTTAGGCTCTGGAATCATGGGCTCTGGAATTGCTGCTCACTTGGCTAATATTGGTATTCCAACTTTAATGCTTGATATTGTACCAAAACAATTAACAAAGGAAGAAGAACAAAAGGGGCTAACGTTAAAAGATCCAATTGTACGTAATCGAATTGCTGCACAAAGTAAAAAAGCATTATTAAAGCAAAAGCCTTCACCAATTACAACAAAAGAAAGCCTTGATTTAATTGAAATCGGTAATATGGAAGATGATATGGAAAGGCTTGCTGACGTAGATTGGATTATCGAAGTGGTCGTTGAAAATTTAGAGATAAAGAAAAACGTACTAGCAAATATAGATAAATATCGAAAACAAGGAACTATTGTAAGTTCAAATACATCTGGTGTTTCTATTGAAGCAATGTCGATTGAGTGTTCCGAGGATTTTCGTAAAAATTTTCTCGGTACACATTTTTTTAACCCGCCACGCTATATGAAACTACTTGAAATTATACCGACAAAAGATACGGAACCTCAGGTACTCGAGTTTATGAAACGCTTTGGCGAGGATGTCTTAGGAAAAGGCGTTGTCATTGCAAAAGATACACCAAACTTTATTGCTAACCGCATTGGAACATATGGTTTGCTTGTAACCGTTCAAGAGATGCTTAAAGGAAAGTATAGTGTAGGGGAAGTAGATTCTGTAACTGGTCCATTGATAGGCAGACCAAAGAGTGCAACTTTTCGTACATTAGATGTAGTAGGTCTCGATACATTTATTAATGTGGCTCATAATGTTTTTGAACAAGTAGAAGGAAGCGAAAAGAAGTTATTTTCTGTTCCAAGCTTTATGTTGAAAATGAAGGAAAAAGGCTGGTTGGGTGCTAAAAGTGGCCAAGGTTTTTACCTGAAGAAAAAAGATAAAGCAGGGAGTACGATCTATGAGTTAAACCCAGAAACGTTGGAATATGAAGACCGAAATAAATTAAAAACCGCCGCTATAGAAATGGCGAAGCAGCAAAAAGACTCACATCGTAAATTGAAAACGCTTCTATCACAAAAAGGGGATCTAGCTGGTGACCTTGTTTGGTCAATATTAAAGCCGGTGCTTATCTACTCCGCTGAATTAACGGGAGAAATTGCAGATGATATATTAGCGATTGATAATGCAATGAAATGGGGCTTCGGTTGGGAGCATGGACCATTTGAAACATGGGATGCAATTGGACTGCGAGCATCTGTAGAAAGAATGCAGGCAGAGGGAGAGAAAATTCCTGATTGGGTCTTACAGCTTCTAGCTGATGGTAATGAATCATTTTATAAAAAAGATAATGGCAATGTGTACTACTATGATAAAGGAACGTATAAACAAAATGTGGTGAATAAAAAAGAAATTAATTTGCGTCTATTAAAAGATGTTCAAGGGGTCATTAAAAAGAATACTGGCGCTAGTTTAATAGATTTAGGAGATGGTGTTGCTTGTTTGGAGTTTCATTCCAAGAGCAATGCTATTGGGTTAGATATCATCCAAATGGTAAATTTTGCGATTGAAGAAGTAGATAAAAACTTTGAAGGACTGGTTATTGGTAACCAAGGAAAGAACTTTTGTGTTGGAGCGAACTTAGCGATGATGCTGATGGAAGCTCAAGATGATAACTTTTTTGAATTAGATATGGTCATTCGTCATTTTCAAAATATGACAATGGAAATTAAATATGCAAACAAACCGGTAGTTGTAGCACCATTTAATATTACAGTTGGCGGGGGGGCAGAAGTAACGTTACCGGCTGCATCTATCCAGGCTTCAGCAGAGACGTATATGGGACTAGTAGAATTTGGAGTTGGCTTAATTCCTGGTGGTGGTGGAACGAAGGAATTGTATTTAAAACAGCTTAGACAATTGCCAAAGGGAATTAAATTTGACTTATCAAAAGTCGCTAATGATGTTTTTGAAAAAGTGGCTACTGCTAAAGTATCAACTTCTGCCGCAGAAGCACGTGAATACGGTTTCTTAGATCAAGGGGATCGCATCAGTGTTAATGCTGACCATTTATTGCATGATGCAAAAGAAAATGTGTTAGCGCTTGTGAATTCAGGGTACCGTCCTCCAAAACCCGAAAAGATTCCAGTAGTTGGTGATGCTGGATATGCGGCAATGGTGCTGGGAGCAAAAAATCTATATCTAAGTGGATATGCATCCGAACATGATCTGAAAATTGCTGAAAAGCTGGCATATGTATTATCAGGTGGCAGAATCAAAGAGGGGACGGAAATTGATGAACAGGCAATGCTTGATTTAGAAAGAGAAGCGTTTCTGAGTCTAATCGGGGAGCCAAAAACACAACAGCGGATGCAACACATGTTATTAAAAGGAAAACCACTACGTAATTAAAGGAAAAGGGGGAAACATGGTGAAGGAAGCAGTAATTGTTGCAGGAGCAAGAACCCCTGTAGGGAAAGCAAAGAAAGGGTCGCTTGCTACTTCTCGTCCGGATGATTTAGCAGCATTAACGATAAAGGATACATTAAAACGTGCAGGCGGGTATGATGGGAATATTGATGATGTCATTATTGGATGTGCCATGCCAGAAGCAGAGCAAGGCATGAATATGGCAAGAAATATTGCGGGGTTAGCCGGTTTAAAGCATGATGTTCCGGGTATAACGATTAACCGTTATTGTTCTTCAGGTTTACAAAGCATTGCTTACGCTGCTGAGCAAATTATGATTGGGGCAAGTGATACGATCATTGCTGGCGGTACAGAATCAATGAGCCTCATCCCAATGGGCGGACATGTTATAAAACCAAACTCAACGTTAGTTCAAGATGCTCCGGGATATTATATGGGGATGGGACATACTGCAGAGGAAGTTGCCAATCGCTTTCAAATTTCTAGAGAAGCTCAAGATGCGTTCGCTGTAAGGAGTCATGAACGAGCTGCAAAAGCGATTGAAGAAGGGAAATTTAACGACGAAATTGTACCTGTAGAAATAACGCATCGCTTCCTTAATGATAAAAACAAGCCACAAGAAAAAACGATTACATTTTCCATGGATGAAGGAGTTCGTCCGGACACCTCGATGGAAGTGCTGAGAAAGCTGAGACCGGCGTTTCATGTGAAAGGAACAGTAACCGCTGGAAATTCTTCGCAAATGAGTGATGGAGCAGCTTCGGTATTAGTGATGGATCATGATAAAGCTGAAGCAGAGGGGTTAACACCAATAGTTAAATTTAGATCGTTTGCTGTAGCAGGAGTAGAACCAGAGATTATGGGGGTAGGACCAATTGCCGCTGTTCCTAAGGCGCTACAAATTGCTGGACTTGAGTTATCGGATATCGGTCTGTTTGAATTAAATGAAGCGTTTGCTTCGCAAGCTGTACGTGTTATTCAAGAGCTGGACTTAGATATTGATAAAGTGAATGTAAATGGCGGAGCGATTGCACTTGGTCATCCATTAGGCATGACAGGCACGAAACTGACGCTTACCTTAATGCATGAGATGAAGCGCAAACAAGTTCAATTTGGGGTTGTTACGATGTGTATAGGTGGCGGCATGGGAGCAGCAGGGGTATTTGAACTGATCTAAAATCTATAAATAAGCTAGAAAAGGGGTAGAGAAAATGAGTGAAACAAAGGAAAAAGTATTTAAAGGCGGCGGTTTTTTAGTTGAAGATTTAACGGCAAATGATGTTATTACACCAGAGGATTTTAATGATGAGCATAAAATGATTGCCAAGACAACGGCAGAATTTGTTGCAGGTGAAGTGTTGCCAAAAGTCGATAACTTAGAAAATCATGAGTTTGAATATTCGGTGGAGTTATTGAAAAAAGCAGGAGAACTCGGATTATTGGGTGCGGACATACCTGAAGAATACGGGGGCTTGGCACTTGATAAAATCAGTTCTTCTTTGATCACCGAAAAATTTGCACGTGCGGGCGGTTTTTCTGTCACGCATGGTGCACATGTTGGTATTGGTACATTACCAATCGTATTCTTCGGAAGTGATAAGCAAAAAAAGAAGTATTTGCCAAAGCTTGCGACGGGTGAATTGCTAGCTGCATATGCATTAACAGAGCCTGGTTCAGGGTCAGATGCTTTAGGAGCAAAAGCAACAGCAAAGTTAAATGATGCTGGAACACATTATATTCTAAATGGGGAAAAGCAGTGGATTACGAACTCTGCATTTGCAGATGTATTTATTGTCTACGCTAAAATTGATGGGGAACATTTTTCAGCATTTATTGTTGAAAGAGAATTTCCGGGCGTTTCAACTGGACCTGAAGAAAAGAAGATGGGAATAAAAAGTTCTTCTACACGTACTTTAATTTTAGAAGATGCTGAGGTTCCGGTTGAAAATTTACTGGGTGAAAAAGGACGCGGACACATCATTGCATTTAATATTTTAAATGTGGGTCGTTATAAGCTGGCAATTGGTGGTGTCGGCGGGGCTAAAATAGGTTTGGAATTAGCAACCAAATATGTGAATGAACGTAAACAATTTAATCAGCCGATTTCCAGCTTTTCATTAACACAGGAAAAGCTGGCTACGATGGCTAGTGAAACGTATGCTAATGAGAGTGCTGTTTATCGTACGGTTGGTTTATTTGAGCAGCGGATGGGTGCACTTACAGAGGAACAACTAAATGATGGGAGAGAGGTTGCTAGAGCAATTGCTGAGTACCAAATTGAATGTTCCATGAACAAATATATGTGTACGGAGTTGCTTGATTATGTAGCAGATGAAGCTGTACAATTACATGGCGGCTATGGATTTATGCAAGAGTATGAAGTTGAGCGTATGTACCGCGATTCACGAATTAACCGTATCTTTGAGGGAACGAACGAAATAAACCGTTTGCTAGTTCCTGGCACACTATTGAAAAAAGCATTAAAAGGTGAGCTGCCACTTTTACAAAAAGCTCAAAGCCTGCAAGAAGAATTAATGATGCTTATGCCAGAAGAAGTAGGTACGGAAACATTGGAACAAGAAAAGTATTTATTAAAAAATGCGAAGAAAATTGTATTAATGGTCGCTGGGTTAGCGGCGCAAAAGTATATGCAGCAGATCGAAAAGGAGCAAGAGATTCTAGTAAACTTGGCTGATATGGTTGCTGAAGTTTACAATATGGAGTCTGCCATCCTTCGTACCGAAAAGGCAATACAAAAAACAGGGAAAGAAAAGAATAAGCAGAAGCTCCTTTACACACAAGTTTATGTTCAAGAAGCATTTAACCGAATTGAAGCGGATGCAAAAGAAACATTAATCGCTGTAGAAGAAGGAGATACATTACGAATGTTGCTTTCTTCTTTACGCAAACTAACAAGACACACACCTGTAAACGTTATAGCGAAAAAGCGCGAGATTGCTGCTGTAATTATTGAAGAAGAAAAATATGTACTGTAAAACAGAAAGAAAAGCTGCTGCCTTTTAGAAGACAGCAGCTTTTTTACATGTGTAAAAATTTGAAATGAATTGGTGTCGAATATCGATTTTAAGCTTTATGTATAAGCGAGGGATTAGTTCTAAAAGCTAAGTTTCGCTGTATACGCTTTTTAAAATTAAATGCAAGAAGTACCAAGATTTCATTATTTGTCATTTCATTCGTATTTTCGTTCATGATTTTGCTATAATAATAGTATATGTTCAAAAAGAAGATAAAAATAACCGAAACATTTTAGTCGACACTGTTTCAACAAGTAAAATGGCATTTGATATATGCATAGTATAGAAACAGAGACAAGGGAAAGCCGTTCCCTTTTTTACACTATAGGAAAGTATAAAACCTTATGGTTATAAGAAAAACGGTAGCTTTCGCCATAAAGACTTGACGACAAGCCAAGTTTTTCTAATCTGACTTTTTGAGCATCCTTTTGTAGTTAATGATGAAAGGGAGGTTTTAACAATGACGTTAACCTTTTATTGGTACCCAAATTGTGGAACATGTAAAAAAGCAAAAAAGTGGCTCGATGATAAAGAAATAAGCTATGAGCCAATACATATTGTGGAAAGTCCGCCAAGTAAAAATGAACTCCTTACACTCATCGATAAAAGCGGGTTACCCGCAAAAAAATTTTTCAATACGAGTGGTAAAAAGTATCGAGAACTGAATATAAAAGATAAGATTAAAGACGCAACAGACGAAGAAATGGCAGAAATATTAGCCTCGGATGGCATGTTAATTAAACGACCAATTGTAACGGATGGTTCGAAGG is a genomic window of Virgibacillus proomii containing:
- a CDS encoding metal ABC transporter permease yields the protein MLADFLEYDFLRNTFFTGILIGIIAPLLGTFIVVRRLSLLADALSHVTLAGIAFGLLMEKKFAIMLSPLYSGMAFSVIGSILIEKLRGVYKAYQEIAIPIILSGGVGLSVIFISIANGFNTDLFNYLFGSVSAVSRNDFYSIAVISFFIVVIILLFYKELFALSFDEEYATISGLHSKAIHLLFIVLTALVIAASIRIVGVLLVSALMTLPVAASMRLAKGFKQMVMLSIVFGEIAVIIGLVTGYYLRIPSGGTIVMTSILILLFVMFIKRRRSKIGSSTA
- a CDS encoding metal ABC transporter ATP-binding protein, whose product is MREKIVSIKNVSFTYENKKVLENIYFTIPKGSFVGLIGPNGGGKTTLIKLILGLEKPDTGSIELFGESVNKFSAWNKIGYVSQKANTFNKGFPATVFEVVSMGLTAKIGYLKFFTRKHKEKIYQALKQVDMEAYTHENIGNLSGGQQQRIFIARSLVSEPELLILDEPTVGVDRKNVQRFYDLLDRLNQKQGITMLMVTHDTGTITEQATHIACLNKTLHFHGKRAEYKSLPEKDLSQLYGHQVNIVKHDH
- a CDS encoding metal ABC transporter solute-binding protein, Zn/Mn family, with the protein product MKKLFILIILFGILNFILMGCTKSTSQPKNNSDLTIYTSIYPLQFAVEQIGGETVKVNSIYPPGVDAHTYEPASKDVTDIAKSDAFIYMGAGLEGFAESIADALAREDVTLVEIGKHESLFAAANTHKNRPSHDKSSLSHDDEHSLPHEKINHSHDDEHDHSHDGHDHGGHDPHIWLDPLRMMEMSEIIKNQLVKLNPEQQALYNQNFKQLKKQLIKLDRDFQQVLHAKENKHILVSHAAYGYWEERYGLEQIAISGISSSNEPSQKDLVHIIEQAKQYKLDYLIFEQNSSNRIAEIIQKHMDATAVTIHNLSTRTEKDIRNNEDYLSLMKQNLLILDKVTK
- a CDS encoding 3-hydroxyacyl-CoA dehydrogenase/enoyl-CoA hydratase family protein → MKQSIRRAAVLGSGIMGSGIAAHLANIGIPTLMLDIVPKQLTKEEEQKGLTLKDPIVRNRIAAQSKKALLKQKPSPITTKESLDLIEIGNMEDDMERLADVDWIIEVVVENLEIKKNVLANIDKYRKQGTIVSSNTSGVSIEAMSIECSEDFRKNFLGTHFFNPPRYMKLLEIIPTKDTEPQVLEFMKRFGEDVLGKGVVIAKDTPNFIANRIGTYGLLVTVQEMLKGKYSVGEVDSVTGPLIGRPKSATFRTLDVVGLDTFINVAHNVFEQVEGSEKKLFSVPSFMLKMKEKGWLGAKSGQGFYLKKKDKAGSTIYELNPETLEYEDRNKLKTAAIEMAKQQKDSHRKLKTLLSQKGDLAGDLVWSILKPVLIYSAELTGEIADDILAIDNAMKWGFGWEHGPFETWDAIGLRASVERMQAEGEKIPDWVLQLLADGNESFYKKDNGNVYYYDKGTYKQNVVNKKEINLRLLKDVQGVIKKNTGASLIDLGDGVACLEFHSKSNAIGLDIIQMVNFAIEEVDKNFEGLVIGNQGKNFCVGANLAMMLMEAQDDNFFELDMVIRHFQNMTMEIKYANKPVVVAPFNITVGGGAEVTLPAASIQASAETYMGLVEFGVGLIPGGGGTKELYLKQLRQLPKGIKFDLSKVANDVFEKVATAKVSTSAAEAREYGFLDQGDRISVNADHLLHDAKENVLALVNSGYRPPKPEKIPVVGDAGYAAMVLGAKNLYLSGYASEHDLKIAEKLAYVLSGGRIKEGTEIDEQAMLDLEREAFLSLIGEPKTQQRMQHMLLKGKPLRN
- a CDS encoding acetyl-CoA C-acetyltransferase, which gives rise to MKEAVIVAGARTPVGKAKKGSLATSRPDDLAALTIKDTLKRAGGYDGNIDDVIIGCAMPEAEQGMNMARNIAGLAGLKHDVPGITINRYCSSGLQSIAYAAEQIMIGASDTIIAGGTESMSLIPMGGHVIKPNSTLVQDAPGYYMGMGHTAEEVANRFQISREAQDAFAVRSHERAAKAIEEGKFNDEIVPVEITHRFLNDKNKPQEKTITFSMDEGVRPDTSMEVLRKLRPAFHVKGTVTAGNSSQMSDGAASVLVMDHDKAEAEGLTPIVKFRSFAVAGVEPEIMGVGPIAAVPKALQIAGLELSDIGLFELNEAFASQAVRVIQELDLDIDKVNVNGGAIALGHPLGMTGTKLTLTLMHEMKRKQVQFGVVTMCIGGGMGAAGVFELI
- a CDS encoding acyl-CoA dehydrogenase family protein; this encodes MSETKEKVFKGGGFLVEDLTANDVITPEDFNDEHKMIAKTTAEFVAGEVLPKVDNLENHEFEYSVELLKKAGELGLLGADIPEEYGGLALDKISSSLITEKFARAGGFSVTHGAHVGIGTLPIVFFGSDKQKKKYLPKLATGELLAAYALTEPGSGSDALGAKATAKLNDAGTHYILNGEKQWITNSAFADVFIVYAKIDGEHFSAFIVEREFPGVSTGPEEKKMGIKSSSTRTLILEDAEVPVENLLGEKGRGHIIAFNILNVGRYKLAIGGVGGAKIGLELATKYVNERKQFNQPISSFSLTQEKLATMASETYANESAVYRTVGLFEQRMGALTEEQLNDGREVARAIAEYQIECSMNKYMCTELLDYVADEAVQLHGGYGFMQEYEVERMYRDSRINRIFEGTNEINRLLVPGTLLKKALKGELPLLQKAQSLQEELMMLMPEEVGTETLEQEKYLLKNAKKIVLMVAGLAAQKYMQQIEKEQEILVNLADMVAEVYNMESAILRTEKAIQKTGKEKNKQKLLYTQVYVQEAFNRIEADAKETLIAVEEGDTLRMLLSSLRKLTRHTPVNVIAKKREIAAVIIEEEKYVL
- a CDS encoding arsenate reductase family protein, translated to MTLTFYWYPNCGTCKKAKKWLDDKEISYEPIHIVESPPSKNELLTLIDKSGLPAKKFFNTSGKKYRELNIKDKIKDATDEEMAEILASDGMLIKRPIVTDGSKVTVGFKEDMFEENWLAE